The following are encoded together in the Lathyrus oleraceus cultivar Zhongwan6 chromosome 3, CAAS_Psat_ZW6_1.0, whole genome shotgun sequence genome:
- the LOC127132080 gene encoding uncharacterized protein LOC127132080, translating into MQSMAATLSLLKLPILPTIKTRQTTSKHVPLPSISSKLNIVPTPQKFLDQNINTLKNTSLSLTAITLPFLLEQNDALAVGGEFGIFEGRTFALIHPAVLGGLFFYTLYAGYLGWQWRRVRTTQNEINELKKQVKPAPVTPDGKALETSPPSPVELKIQQLTEERKELIKGSYRDKHFNAGSILLGFGVFEAVGGGLNTWLRTGKLFPGPHLFAGAGITVLWALAAALVPPMQKGSETARNLHIALNTLNVLLFVWQIPTGLDIVWKVFEFTNWP; encoded by the exons ATGCAAAGTATGGCCGCCACACTCAGTCTTCTCAAGCTCCCCATTCTTCCAACCATCAAGACACGCCAAACAACCTCAAAACATGTTCCACTTCCATCCATATCTTCCAAACTCAATATTGTCCCCACCCCACAAAAGTTTCTAGATCAAAACATCAATACTCTCAAAAACACTTCTCTTTCCCTCACAGCAATCACATTACCGTTCTTGCTGGAACAGAACGATGCACTTGCTGTTGGTGGAGAGTTTGGGATATTTGAAGGAAGAACATTTGCTCTTATTCACCCCGCTGTGTTGGGTGGATTGTTCTTTTATACCCTTTATGCAGGCTATTTGGGATGGCAATGGCGAAGAGTTAGGACGACTCAGAATGAAATCAATGAACTCAAGAAACAAGTCAAGCCTGCTCCAGTCACCCCAGATGGTAAAGCACTGGAAACTTCACCACCATCACCTGTTGAACTCAAAATCCAGCAACTTACTGAG GAGAGGAAAGAGCTTATCAAAGGTTCATATAGGGATAAACACTTCAATGCAGGATCCATACTTCTAGGATTTGGTGTCTTTGAGGCTGTTGGTGGAGGACTCAACACATGGTTAAGGACAGGAAAGTTATTTCCCGGTCCACATTTATTCGCAGGAGCAG GTATTACGGTCTTATGGGCACTGGCTGCAGCGCTAGTACCACCCATGCAGAAAGGGAGTGAAACAGCGAGAAATCTTCACATCGCGCTGAATACGTTGAATGTTCTTCTTTTCGTATGGCAGATTCCCACTGGACTTGATATTGTATGGAAAGTGTTTGAGTTCACAAATTGGCCTTGA